TCGGAGCGAACAACGGCAAATTCGAGCACAACTCGACGATGAGACCGTCCGACTTCAAAAATTGGCGCAAAGCCTGGAAGAGGGACGTGCGCATCTTGACAGTGCCGGTCAGGATCTGGAGGAGGAACGTGTTCAGCTGCGGCAAAAACTCAGTTCTGAACTGGAACCTGACCGTGACGAGCTCCGTACGCAGCGGAAAACTCTGAATGAACAGCGAGATGCTCTGGAAAGGCGCCAAACCGAACTGGAAGCGTCTTTCGAGGAGCGTGAGTCACAGGCTCAGCTTGAAATTGAACAGGAACGAGAATCCCTGCGTGACCGTGTCCGTGAAGAATTTAGTTCCGAATTTAGTCAGTTGCAGCGTGAACAGCAGGAATGGAATGAACGTTGCGAACTGGAGCGTGATCAGCTGAGTGAAGAAGCTGAAAATCTGCAGCAGCAGCGTGAACTGTTGGGTGAGCAGATTTCGCACGAGCAGTCACGACTGCGGGATGAATTAGAGAAACGTCGTCAGACCCTGCTCACGGAACAGACGAATCTCCAGCGTCGATATCGTTTCCAGTTTGAACATCTCGCCCGTGCCCGAAACGATTTTGATGAAGAAGTTCGGCAATTCCGTCGCGATCAGCAGAGCTTCAGGGCTGAACGTCATGGTTTTCTGGAACAGCATCGAATGCAGTTGGGGCAACTCAGCCGTATCAGAACGCTGCAGGACGAAAGAGAAGCATCACTTGGACGCGAACTGCGATTGATCGAACGCAGTCGAACGGCGTCAGAGATGGATATTCGACGGCAGCAACGGCAGATGCAGGAACATCGGGATGCTGTTAATCAGGAACTGGACGAACGGTCTCGGCAGGTCGTTCTTCAGGAGGAATCGATTTCGCGATCGACACAGCGTCATGCTGAGAAGACCAGGCAGCTCAGTCGACTGAGATCCGATCTTGATGCTCAGCAGCGCGATCTGCTGGAACTGCGAATCATTCTGGAAGAAGTCCAGGGGACTTTGCAGACAGAGGAGTCGGCAGCCGAAGTAACTGTCCGGCAAAGAAAGGCACGCGAATCGTTACAGGGATTTTTTGACGAATTACATCAGCGAATCCGTAAGGAACGTCAGGAAGTTGAATCTCAGATCACTCAGCTGAAAGAAGATCGCGCCGCATTTCGAATTGATCGAAAACAGCTGGAAGAATGGTTCGAACAGAATCAGGACGCTTTACTGTCGACTCCCGCGATTTCACCGTCGGAACCAGCGGCCGAACAGGTGCAGCTGAAGAAAGAACTTGATGAATTGCGGACTCAGCGTGAGAGGGAGTGCATCAGATCGGAAACGAAAATTCGATCTCTGCTGGATGAACTGGAAAGCCTTCGGCGAAGTGGATTCGACCGAAGGCCGTCTGTCGAATCACTTGAAGATCTGCAGCGCCCCGCAGCGTGACCGCGGTGTTCTCTGTTTTACGGGACGTTGCTTCTGAAGTGAGGTTTGAACGCTGCTGGAGTCTGGGGCAGCCGGATGACGTGTGGTCTGGTGTTTCTGGCACAGGTGTCAGGTCGCAGTTCGTTTTCTGGACGCCGTCATCAGTGTTGTCCTGATATCAGTGTTGTCCTGATCGGGCCCCCGCTCGTTCAGCTGATTCTAAGCCCGAATCAGAACGGCGCTGGCCTGCCCCATACGGGTGACACTTGTCTTAAGGAATACTCGATTACTGGTAGGCTGGTTTTGTTCACTCACCACATTTTGAGGCGACAGCGGGTCCGGATTTCCACAGTTCAGCGTGCGAATGATCTCACCGTCCTGCAGTGTAAGAAGTGATGCTGCCAGTTCTGTCAGGGAAGATCCGCTGGCCGCGCTGCCAATATAACTCTTTGGCGCTGTCACCGGCGTTATGTCTGCCCGATCACCGAGAACGTTACGTACGGCCTGAGCTTCAAATAGATCACGTTTTGGGTGCCCCGATGCCCCGAGGTTGACGTGACCGAGTTCATCGGGAGTCATTCCGGCGGCTCGGAGTGCCGAATCCACTGCCTGTTCAACCGCTCGCTGCTCATCCGGCTGGCCGTTCAGTGACTGGACGCAACTGTTTCCGCAGCTAAGCACTGTTCCCAGGAGATTAGCTCCACGTTTCTCAGCATGCGCACGAGACTCCAGAACCAGTGTACAGGACGCTTCAGCCACGACTTCACCGTTACGGGTCGCGTCCAGTGGTCGGCAACGGGATTCCGGAGGTCCTTCTGCCAGAACGTCCCACTTGTATGATTGCGCCGTTTTGACATTGTGGAGCCGTGTTCCCGTTACGCCGGTGAGCATAATGTCAGCCCGGCCCCGCCGGATGGCTCCCATCGCTTCGCCAATTGCCAGCCCGCCGGCGGCTTCGTCGTGCGTGATGGAATTATTTGGGCCGCGGGCATCCAGAGCGATCCCGATGTGACAGCCAGGCATGTTGGGCAGATAACACAAAAGCCAGAGAGGCTCCATTCCCCGAAGTCCCTCTGTGCCCCAGAGATCGTAATCGAAGTTCCCGGAGTCATTGAGACATTTGGTCACTCCGCCTGCCAGTACCTCCGGGGGAGTCGACATCAGGTTTGCCCCGAAAGACACTCCTGTGCGTTCCGGAGCATAGGAGCCTTTTTCCAATCCTGCATTTTCCATGGCCTGTAACGCTGCAGCCACGCCCAGCTGAATGTCCCGACACATCAGTTTGACGCTTTTCCGTAAAGGGCGCAGATGCTTCTTTCGGGCGGTTGCGTCAGAGAACCCTTCCACTTCACCGCACACGCAGTCGGGCGAACTGATATAGGAAAGTCGTTCCGTACGTCGAAAACCAGGTACACCCGCTGCGAGTCCGGCCTTGAATCGATCGGCTCCAGTGCCGATCGGTGAGAACATTCCCACTCCGGTTATCACAACGTCGTCAGAGCCACTTTGCGTCATGATGGGTTAATCCGCTGCCAGCGGCAGCACAAACTCTTTTCAGAAGGAACACTGTCATTCGACGGGGCGACCGAGGATCATGCTGTGCTGCTCGCCGTGTTTACAATAATACGCACCCGGTCGGTCAGTTTACCGAACTTCCGTCGGTTTCCGAATTGAACACCACATCCAATTCTGACATGTCGACGATGTCAAAATCAAAGGTATTCTCTCAGCATACAATCTTCATTGTGACCTCCGCAGTTAATCTGCTGTTCAGCAACACTCCCGCTATTGTCTTTTCTGTGCCGTATTCTGCCGTATTCTGCAGTATTCAATAGACGGTCAGCCTGACGGGCCGGGTTTGCCCTGTTGAAGTTAACCGAAAGAGAAACTATTCCGTCATCGAAGACTAAGTAAAGTGCAGGAGTTTGCATCCTTAACCGCAGGTGAATCATAGAGAAATGATTCGCCTGTGGAGAAAATTCTCCTGAAATCATTACTGGCTTTGCGGGCCGTGTGAACGAGAACGTGTCAAAGCAGGGAAACGGTAAAATTCGTGTCAACTCAGAGGTTCACGAGCACATGGGCAAAGTCTGCCGTTCAAACCTGACCTGGAATTCTCTGACGTCACATGCTGTTGCTGCAGGCACGTCTCAAGCTTCCGGGACTCACGTTCCGGCGATGTCATACCGGGAGTTCCGGTCACTACAATTCGCTGACCGTACCAGATTATGATTTGGAGCCGACATATTCGATCACGTCTCCAACGGTTGCAATCTTGTCGTAGTCTTCATCGGGAATCTTGATGTCGAACTCGTCTTCCAGAGCC
This Fuerstiella sp. DNA region includes the following protein-coding sequences:
- a CDS encoding beta-ketoacyl-[acyl-carrier-protein] synthase family protein, with amino-acid sequence MFSPIGTGADRFKAGLAAGVPGFRRTERLSYISSPDCVCGEVEGFSDATARKKHLRPLRKSVKLMCRDIQLGVAAALQAMENAGLEKGSYAPERTGVSFGANLMSTPPEVLAGGVTKCLNDSGNFDYDLWGTEGLRGMEPLWLLCYLPNMPGCHIGIALDARGPNNSITHDEAAGGLAIGEAMGAIRRGRADIMLTGVTGTRLHNVKTAQSYKWDVLAEGPPESRCRPLDATRNGEVVAEASCTLVLESRAHAEKRGANLLGTVLSCGNSCVQSLNGQPDEQRAVEQAVDSALRAAGMTPDELGHVNLGASGHPKRDLFEAQAVRNVLGDRADITPVTAPKSYIGSAASGSSLTELAASLLTLQDGEIIRTLNCGNPDPLSPQNVVSEQNQPTSNRVFLKTSVTRMGQASAVLIRA